A stretch of the Candidatus Saccharimonadales bacterium genome encodes the following:
- a CDS encoding class I SAM-dependent methyltransferase gives MQKATQLSNSKTHKKADQYNDPNHNYLHYWDGRDYEHAAEEMAVKRLLEGKKFRNAVDVGGGYGRLCVLLEKYAAKVTLAEPSQQQLDIAKDYLKDHPEIDRKLLQADDLKFADSSVDLLTMVRVMHHLPEPSAEFTEINRVLASDGYAIIEVANYSHARNRVKHIMQRKKLPTQPVDIRSAEHRTKDEIAFVNHNPKTVIKQLAHAGLKVERILSVSNLRSPGLKKILPKSIMLAVEGILQPALAHSYFGPSVFLLVKKAK, from the coding sequence ATGCAAAAAGCCACACAACTATCGAATTCGAAAACGCACAAAAAAGCCGACCAGTACAATGACCCGAATCACAACTACCTTCACTATTGGGATGGACGGGATTACGAACATGCCGCCGAAGAAATGGCAGTCAAGCGCTTGTTAGAGGGTAAGAAATTCCGTAATGCCGTCGACGTAGGCGGAGGTTATGGCCGTCTCTGCGTATTGCTTGAAAAATATGCTGCTAAAGTAACATTGGCAGAGCCGAGCCAGCAACAACTCGACATCGCTAAAGACTACCTCAAAGATCACCCGGAAATTGACCGTAAATTATTACAAGCCGATGATCTGAAATTTGCAGACAGCTCGGTCGATCTGCTGACAATGGTTCGTGTCATGCACCACTTACCAGAGCCTTCGGCAGAGTTTACTGAAATCAACCGCGTACTTGCATCAGATGGTTACGCAATAATTGAAGTTGCGAATTACAGCCATGCCCGCAACCGCGTCAAACACATCATGCAGCGCAAAAAACTGCCGACGCAGCCAGTCGACATCCGCTCCGCCGAGCACCGGACCAAAGATGAAATTGCTTTCGTGAATCATAATCCGAAGACGGTCATAAAACAACTCGCCCACGCCGGTCTAAAAGTTGAACGTATATTATCAGTTTCAAACCTGCGCAGTCCAGGCCTGAAAAAAATCCTTCCGAAAAGCATTATGCTAGCTGTCGAAGGAATTCTGCAGCCCGCACTAGCTCACAGTTACTTTGGCCCCAGCGTGTTTCTGCTCGTCAAAAAAGCCAAGTAA
- the tyrS gene encoding tyrosine--tRNA ligase gives MTLSEELTWRGFVNQTTIDDLRTLDTEPRTFYLGFDASADSQTVGNLAAMMFAKCYLRHNYKGVLLAGGSTSLIGDPGGKDKERILQSEETIAHNVARAAEQLQIILRGHDFKLVNNLDWTRDLPVLTFLRDIGKHFSMTPLVQRDYIANRIGEGGVGISYTEFSYTILQGMDYLHLYDTEGVTLQLGGSDQWGNCLSGVELIRRARGASVDVMTLNLFINKATGKKFGKSEDGAIWLDPAKTSPTQFYQFWINVDDEGVEGYLKIVTELQKDEVDKIMAMHQADKSARYAQIQLARQVTALVHGAEQMEAAELVTQYLTGAQPIAEADERIIQILRSEMPVVSSSADGSLLEVLVSASLAASVSEARRLIQGNAVAINGEKVARETLQSSDFTNGRLLVKKGKKFRDAALVELQ, from the coding sequence ATGACACTTTCCGAAGAACTGACCTGGCGGGGTTTCGTTAATCAAACGACAATCGACGATTTGCGGACGCTGGACACTGAGCCGCGTACCTTTTATCTCGGGTTTGATGCTTCGGCAGATTCGCAGACCGTCGGTAATCTTGCAGCCATGATGTTCGCGAAGTGTTACCTCAGGCACAACTACAAAGGCGTGCTTTTAGCCGGTGGGTCGACCAGTCTGATTGGCGATCCAGGCGGCAAGGACAAAGAACGCATCCTGCAGAGCGAAGAAACGATTGCGCACAATGTCGCCCGAGCTGCCGAACAGCTGCAAATTATTTTGCGCGGTCATGACTTTAAACTGGTTAATAATCTTGATTGGACACGTGACTTGCCAGTGCTGACCTTTCTCCGTGACATCGGTAAGCACTTTAGCATGACACCGCTGGTCCAACGGGACTATATTGCTAATCGTATTGGTGAAGGTGGGGTAGGCATCAGCTACACAGAGTTTAGCTACACAATCCTGCAAGGTATGGATTATCTACATTTGTACGACACTGAAGGGGTTACCTTGCAGCTCGGCGGATCTGATCAATGGGGAAACTGCTTATCAGGTGTTGAGCTAATCCGTCGGGCACGCGGCGCATCCGTGGATGTCATGACGCTAAACTTATTCATCAACAAGGCTACGGGCAAAAAATTCGGAAAAAGCGAAGACGGCGCTATTTGGCTTGATCCGGCCAAAACTTCGCCGACACAGTTTTATCAATTTTGGATTAACGTCGATGATGAAGGTGTCGAAGGCTACCTGAAAATAGTAACTGAACTGCAAAAAGATGAGGTAGATAAAATTATGGCAATGCATCAGGCTGATAAATCTGCTCGCTATGCGCAAATCCAACTGGCCCGCCAGGTGACAGCATTGGTCCATGGTGCGGAGCAAATGGAAGCGGCTGAGCTAGTTACGCAGTATCTGACAGGCGCACAACCAATCGCTGAGGCAGACGAGCGCATTATTCAAATCTTGCGATCCGAAATGCCAGTTGTTAGTTCATCGGCTGACGGATCTTTGCTCGAGGTACTCGTATCAGCCAGCCTAGCTGCTTCTGTGTCCGAGGCCCGCCGCCTGATTCAGGGCAATGCGGTTGCAATCAACGGTGAAAAAGTAGCCCGCGAGACGCTGCAATCGAGCGATTTTACCAATGGCCGGCTGTTAGTCAAAAAAGGCAAAAAATTCCGGGACGCAGCGCTAGTAGAACTGCAGTAA
- a CDS encoding transglycosylase domain-containing protein: MNDINRGGSNGQNRRRPNKNIYTTKSGKTIKLHQSLGERMRARKNFRAATKATYLSTLPKNPVKRMFYRMHPKRFFAYWFSREGGIMALKATGIGIIVCFFLAVGVFAYFRKDLPKIKDLSGDKIGGSITYYDRTGETVLWQDYGAVKRVPVPGDQITDYMRKATIAIEDKDYYKHGAFDVRGILRAGVTNVAGGSAKQGGSTITQQLVKINQKWTNERSLSRKVKELILAVELERQYSKADILNGYLNIAPYGGVNYGVETAARDYFGISAKDLTLAQSAMLASIPKAPTAYSPYSDPRWNPSATDSLFDEEALIGRQHYILKQMADQRLITGQEAEAAKKVDILAQVKPLVPKYSGIKSPYFVLAAKKQLEQKYGAATVDRGGWKVVTTMDSKLQATAEDLVAKNLANAKRAGADNEAIVAEDVQTGQIVSLVGGTDFNNTEFGQNNFASGILLPPGSSFKPYDYAALIDNSSNVGAGSVFYDTQGAIPGYPCTQKRVSTKEPGNCLQNYDFGYPGPVTLRYALGGSRNVPAVKAMLSAVPNDNSTGRVNSINKVISTASAMMANPYVKGNTYNCYSDEALTSKTQCYGASAIGDGAFLHLDDHVNGLSTLARLGNAIPRTYILKITDAGGKTVDEFKQPAGKQVIKADTAYIVNDMASDANASYLPAAFKFQNQKNGWKFAVKTGTTNDGYDGLMTSWSSKYAVVTWVGHHERNVTLRSSMETLTSPLARGWMEAAHADLKPVAWTKPAGLKTLPAYTVRNKVSRLGEVVPSPTNDLFPSWYQPKSTSSTSQTTDRVSSKVATSCTPELARQTASNSNAAGWNIDLWNGGSTSSTNTAGTSKETDDVHSCNDSPPSITITSPANCDADDGGCTITATASQGTHALTDPARAQFPGTVNFLINGQVVKTANVSDSPSTVSFQYTPTENGNITITAQAIDSVLYQATDSANFTAVASNVLSITSPTKDGNVSGNVTVSWSGGKPGYIITVTGNGKSSTKSSPGNSITFNDGDIGIAVLPVSYTATVTAADGKTSSVTFKRKS, translated from the coding sequence ATGAATGACATTAACAGAGGTGGTTCAAACGGCCAAAACAGACGCCGCCCTAACAAAAACATTTATACAACAAAAAGTGGTAAAACAATCAAACTGCATCAAAGTCTTGGCGAACGAATGCGCGCCCGCAAAAACTTCCGCGCAGCTACAAAAGCAACATACCTGAGTACCCTGCCAAAGAATCCCGTTAAACGGATGTTTTACCGCATGCACCCAAAGCGATTTTTCGCCTACTGGTTTAGCCGTGAAGGCGGTATTATGGCCCTCAAAGCGACCGGTATCGGCATTATTGTTTGTTTCTTTCTGGCCGTCGGCGTCTTTGCTTACTTCCGCAAAGATCTTCCAAAGATCAAAGATTTATCTGGTGATAAAATCGGTGGGAGTATTACATATTACGATCGCACCGGCGAGACAGTCCTATGGCAGGATTACGGTGCCGTCAAGCGCGTCCCTGTCCCAGGTGACCAAATAACTGATTATATGCGCAAGGCAACCATTGCCATTGAGGACAAGGATTATTACAAACACGGAGCTTTCGATGTCCGCGGTATCTTGCGCGCCGGTGTCACAAACGTAGCTGGCGGCAGCGCCAAACAAGGTGGATCAACCATAACCCAGCAGCTGGTCAAAATCAATCAAAAGTGGACTAATGAGCGCAGTCTATCGCGTAAGGTCAAGGAGCTGATATTAGCCGTTGAGCTTGAACGCCAATATAGTAAAGCCGACATCTTAAACGGCTACTTAAACATCGCGCCGTACGGTGGTGTAAACTACGGCGTTGAGACTGCTGCCCGCGATTATTTCGGCATTAGCGCCAAAGATCTAACGCTGGCTCAATCAGCTATGCTAGCCTCTATCCCCAAAGCTCCGACAGCCTACTCACCCTATTCAGATCCGCGGTGGAATCCGTCGGCTACTGACAGCTTGTTTGACGAGGAGGCATTGATTGGACGCCAACACTATATCCTCAAGCAGATGGCAGACCAGCGTCTGATCACTGGCCAGGAAGCGGAAGCTGCCAAAAAGGTAGATATTCTGGCTCAGGTCAAACCATTAGTACCGAAGTATTCTGGTATAAAATCACCGTATTTCGTACTCGCAGCTAAGAAGCAACTTGAACAAAAATACGGTGCTGCGACTGTCGACCGTGGTGGCTGGAAAGTCGTAACGACTATGGACAGTAAGCTGCAAGCAACAGCTGAAGATCTGGTTGCCAAAAACTTAGCTAACGCTAAGCGAGCTGGCGCTGACAACGAGGCTATCGTGGCCGAGGACGTACAAACCGGACAGATTGTGTCACTAGTCGGTGGTACGGACTTTAATAACACTGAGTTCGGTCAGAACAACTTTGCATCAGGAATTTTGCTGCCTCCTGGTTCAAGCTTTAAGCCGTATGATTATGCAGCGCTCATCGACAATAGCAGTAATGTCGGAGCCGGCTCCGTCTTCTATGACACGCAGGGTGCAATACCCGGCTATCCATGTACGCAAAAGCGTGTTAGCACAAAAGAACCGGGCAATTGTTTGCAGAATTACGACTTTGGATATCCAGGTCCGGTTACGCTCCGCTACGCACTCGGAGGGTCACGGAACGTTCCGGCAGTCAAAGCGATGTTGTCGGCAGTACCGAATGATAACAGCACTGGCCGGGTTAACTCGATTAATAAAGTTATTTCGACTGCCAGCGCAATGATGGCCAATCCATACGTCAAAGGCAATACATATAACTGCTACAGCGATGAAGCATTGACGAGCAAGACACAGTGTTACGGTGCTTCCGCAATTGGCGACGGTGCTTTCCTGCACCTCGATGATCACGTTAACGGTCTATCCACGCTCGCCAGGCTTGGCAACGCGATCCCTCGAACCTATATTCTCAAGATTACCGATGCTGGCGGCAAGACTGTTGACGAATTTAAGCAACCGGCTGGCAAGCAGGTCATCAAGGCCGATACTGCTTACATCGTCAACGATATGGCCAGTGATGCAAATGCCAGCTATCTACCAGCTGCTTTCAAATTTCAAAATCAAAAGAACGGTTGGAAGTTTGCCGTCAAGACCGGTACGACGAATGATGGTTACGACGGCCTCATGACAAGCTGGTCATCAAAATACGCAGTTGTTACCTGGGTTGGTCACCATGAACGCAATGTGACGCTCAGGAGCTCCATGGAGACTCTAACAAGCCCGCTGGCTCGAGGCTGGATGGAGGCTGCACATGCTGACCTAAAGCCGGTTGCCTGGACTAAGCCGGCCGGACTGAAGACTTTGCCTGCCTATACAGTCCGCAATAAAGTATCACGGCTCGGCGAAGTCGTACCAAGTCCAACAAACGATTTGTTCCCATCTTGGTATCAGCCAAAGTCCACCTCAAGTACAAGCCAAACAACGGATAGAGTAAGTAGCAAGGTTGCTACCAGCTGTACTCCGGAACTTGCCCGCCAAACCGCCAGCAACAGTAATGCAGCCGGTTGGAACATCGATCTGTGGAACGGCGGTAGTACAAGCAGCACGAATACCGCCGGCACATCCAAGGAGACTGATGATGTCCATAGCTGTAACGACAGCCCGCCGTCAATTACGATTACCTCACCGGCCAACTGTGACGCAGATGATGGCGGCTGTACAATAACAGCAACAGCCAGCCAGGGTACGCACGCCCTGACTGACCCAGCCCGGGCTCAGTTCCCCGGCACCGTTAACTTCCTAATCAATGGCCAGGTCGTAAAAACCGCCAATGTGTCTGACTCGCCGAGTACCGTATCATTCCAATATACACCGACTGAAAATGGCAACATAACGATTACCGCTCAGGCAATAGACAGTGTCCTGTACCAGGCGACGGATAGCGCAAATTTTACGGCAGTAGCCTCAAACGTACTGTCGATAACCAGCCCGACGAAGGACGGCAATGTAAGCGGAAACGTGACTGTTAGTTGGAGTGGCGGCAAACCAGGGTATATCATAACTGTTACAGGAAACGGTAAATCATCGACTAAGTCGAGTCCCGGTAACTCTATCACATTCAACGACGGCGACATTGGTATTGCCGTACTCCCTGTTTCTTATACAGCCACCGTCACCGCTGCTGACGGAAAAACATCTTCGGTAACGTTCAAACGCAAATCTTAA
- the radA gene encoding DNA repair protein RadA, with protein sequence MAKKQTPKYVCTNCGAMSSAWAGRCSQCGDWNTLQEEVQIVAGTGSGGRVSTTGRALVPQAVSELVSADQPRLKTGIPDIDIILGGGIVAGSVNLIAGQPGIGKSTLLLQLAYAVAGHASVLYISGEESAHQIGLRAERLGATRNGLQLATSTSADDIAATIASGTYALVIVDSIQTIAASDVSSSAGTVSQITNSTHLIMAAAKQVNTAVVLVGHVTKEGAIAGPKVLEHVVDVVLQLEGDRYGGFKILRAIKNRFGSTSEAGIFEMVDSGLRPVDNPSAALLEERQVSDGSVVLATLEGTRPLLVEVQALVNKSSYGYPKRAASGIDINRINLLIAMLEKRTKLNLSEQDIYINIVGGMRITEPAADLAVCMAIGSAARGLQLKQNAVVFGELGLSGEVRHVPFAEKRIAEAKKLGFDCAIGPMLKGSNRLAKKDDFLHGVPSVREALNQFLEKE encoded by the coding sequence ATGGCGAAGAAACAAACTCCAAAATATGTCTGTACCAACTGCGGCGCCATGTCGAGTGCTTGGGCTGGGCGCTGTTCGCAGTGCGGTGATTGGAATACTCTGCAAGAGGAAGTCCAAATTGTGGCCGGTACTGGAAGTGGCGGCAGGGTTAGCACAACCGGACGGGCGCTTGTCCCGCAAGCAGTCAGTGAACTCGTTAGCGCAGACCAACCACGCCTGAAGACAGGTATACCCGATATTGATATTATTTTGGGCGGTGGCATTGTGGCTGGTAGCGTCAACCTGATTGCCGGACAGCCCGGAATTGGCAAAAGTACTCTACTGCTGCAGCTTGCGTATGCAGTGGCTGGCCATGCCAGCGTGCTGTATATCAGCGGGGAGGAGTCAGCGCATCAAATCGGACTGCGGGCCGAGCGCCTTGGCGCAACCCGTAATGGTCTGCAGTTAGCTACCAGCACCTCAGCTGATGACATAGCGGCAACTATAGCCAGTGGTACATATGCACTTGTCATTGTAGATTCAATTCAAACCATTGCCGCGAGCGACGTGTCGTCGAGTGCAGGTACCGTATCTCAGATTACAAATAGTACGCATTTGATTATGGCGGCGGCCAAGCAGGTCAATACTGCTGTAGTGCTGGTCGGGCATGTTACCAAAGAAGGAGCGATTGCTGGTCCGAAGGTGCTCGAGCATGTTGTTGACGTTGTATTGCAGCTAGAAGGTGACCGATATGGTGGCTTCAAAATACTGCGCGCTATCAAAAACCGCTTCGGTTCAACGAGCGAAGCTGGTATTTTCGAGATGGTAGATTCTGGATTGCGTCCAGTTGACAATCCATCCGCAGCGCTACTGGAAGAACGCCAAGTCAGTGATGGATCTGTCGTTCTTGCAACACTTGAGGGCACCCGACCACTACTCGTAGAGGTCCAGGCACTCGTCAATAAATCGAGCTATGGTTATCCGAAGCGGGCTGCCAGTGGCATTGATATCAATCGGATTAATCTTCTTATCGCCATGCTGGAGAAACGCACGAAGCTTAATCTTTCTGAACAAGACATATACATTAACATAGTAGGCGGTATGCGTATTACTGAACCGGCAGCTGACCTTGCCGTTTGTATGGCAATCGGTTCTGCAGCCCGTGGATTGCAGCTGAAGCAGAATGCAGTTGTTTTTGGCGAGCTTGGCTTATCTGGTGAAGTCCGCCACGTACCGTTTGCTGAAAAGCGAATTGCTGAAGCTAAGAAACTCGGTTTTGACTGCGCAATCGGACCAATGCTGAAAGGTAGCAACCGACTCGCCAAAAAAGATGATTTTCTGCATGGTGTGCCATCAGTCCGTGAAGCACTGAATCAATTTCTTGAAAAAGAATAG
- a CDS encoding ATP-dependent Clp protease ATP-binding subunit yields MMPNSPDFREFLNHLTNNALNSLKHADAIARSFGSAYIGTEHLLLGVLAQDSSMGAKILEGSGVTLDRARMALNLTPKTLVINMGAKGLSETAKLTLKMAYDVAQDYSQEFCGTEHILFSIISQKNARATILLRDMNIDVDSLMNELEQFLNRQQYEESEAGTDGGSTRSKKGKKTALDHYGTDITAQARNNKLDPVVGREAQIRRVITILNRRTKNNPVLIGEPGVGKTAIVEGLAQRIVSEDVPDSLLDKRIVMLDLAGMIAGTKYRGEFEERLKKVMSELEKDKKTIVFIDELHLIVGAGAAEGAMDAGNILKPALARGKIQVIGATTTSEYTKHIEKDAALERRFQPVQVPETTPSETLAILKGLRKHYENFHGVVISDEVLEDTVTLAKRYINDRFMPDKAIDLLDETAAHLRVDKGKTSPEVRKLQKELKLVNTRIEEAVDSEDYEKAAREKTRASQINEELAKLAKNAPEVKRLKVSSEDVAEVVSRITGVPTKKVIRAEAKYLIGLEKTLSKYVIGQSEAVEAVSRAIRRNRSGIGATNRPIGSFIFLGPTGVGKTEMARVLAREFFGSENALVKIDMSEFGEHHNVSRLVGAPAGYVGYDEGGQLTDKIRRQPYSLVLFDEIEKAHPDVFNMMLQMLEDGYLTDAKGRRIDFTNTIVIMTSNIGADKLQKESSFGFQATDRSDLKDLDDLHKRNRDKVLDELKKMMRPELLNRIDKIIVFRALTKKDILHIVDLQLDDLRTRLQKQGVGLEVSAQAKHHLLQKGYDSKNGVRPLRRLIQDTIEDHVAMELLAEKLTKGHILQVAAKRGVLAYAAATE; encoded by the coding sequence ATGATGCCAAATAGTCCAGATTTTAGAGAATTTTTAAATCACTTGACCAACAACGCGCTCAATTCGTTGAAGCACGCTGATGCAATTGCCCGTAGTTTTGGTAGTGCCTACATCGGTACGGAGCATCTACTTCTCGGTGTACTGGCGCAGGATTCTAGTATGGGCGCCAAAATCCTGGAAGGTTCTGGAGTCACGCTCGACCGCGCCCGCATGGCATTGAATTTAACGCCAAAAACTTTAGTCATCAATATGGGTGCCAAAGGCCTCAGCGAAACAGCCAAACTAACACTCAAGATGGCGTATGATGTTGCTCAGGATTACAGCCAAGAATTTTGTGGTACGGAACATATCCTGTTCAGTATCATCAGCCAAAAAAACGCCCGAGCAACCATACTACTACGCGATATGAATATCGACGTCGATAGTCTTATGAACGAGCTTGAACAGTTCCTGAACCGCCAACAATACGAAGAGTCAGAGGCAGGTACCGATGGTGGCTCTACGCGGTCCAAAAAGGGCAAGAAAACCGCTCTTGATCACTATGGAACTGATATAACTGCCCAGGCGCGCAACAATAAGCTTGATCCAGTTGTCGGCCGGGAAGCGCAGATACGCCGCGTTATTACGATTCTGAACCGCCGCACTAAGAACAACCCGGTGCTCATCGGTGAGCCTGGAGTCGGTAAGACGGCAATTGTCGAAGGCTTAGCGCAGCGTATTGTCAGCGAAGATGTGCCAGACAGCCTGCTCGATAAGCGTATTGTCATGCTCGATCTAGCGGGAATGATTGCTGGTACAAAGTACCGTGGTGAATTTGAAGAGCGGCTGAAAAAAGTCATGAGCGAACTCGAAAAGGACAAGAAAACAATTGTCTTTATTGATGAGCTGCACTTGATAGTTGGTGCCGGCGCCGCCGAAGGTGCCATGGATGCTGGTAACATTTTGAAACCGGCACTAGCCCGCGGAAAAATCCAAGTAATTGGTGCAACTACGACCAGCGAGTATACCAAGCATATCGAAAAGGACGCCGCCCTGGAACGGCGCTTCCAACCGGTGCAAGTACCGGAAACAACTCCGTCTGAAACACTGGCAATATTAAAAGGTCTCCGTAAGCATTACGAGAATTTCCACGGTGTCGTCATTAGCGATGAGGTACTAGAAGATACCGTAACACTTGCCAAGCGCTACATTAATGACCGCTTCATGCCGGATAAGGCAATTGACCTACTCGATGAGACGGCTGCACACCTGCGCGTTGATAAAGGCAAGACATCGCCGGAAGTTCGCAAATTGCAAAAAGAGCTGAAGCTTGTCAACACGCGTATCGAAGAAGCTGTCGACAGCGAAGATTACGAAAAAGCAGCCCGCGAAAAAACTCGTGCTTCTCAGATCAACGAAGAGCTGGCCAAGCTAGCTAAAAATGCGCCCGAAGTAAAGCGCCTCAAGGTTTCGAGCGAAGACGTCGCTGAGGTTGTGTCACGTATAACTGGCGTCCCTACGAAGAAGGTTATTCGTGCCGAAGCAAAGTACTTAATTGGCCTTGAGAAGACGCTCAGTAAATATGTTATTGGCCAATCGGAAGCCGTTGAAGCTGTGTCACGGGCTATCCGCCGAAACCGTTCAGGTATTGGCGCGACCAACCGGCCGATCGGATCATTCATATTCCTTGGGCCAACTGGTGTTGGTAAAACGGAGATGGCACGGGTGCTGGCTCGAGAATTCTTTGGCTCAGAAAACGCGCTCGTCAAAATTGATATGAGTGAATTTGGCGAGCATCATAACGTCTCGCGCCTGGTTGGCGCGCCGGCAGGATATGTCGGTTACGACGAGGGTGGGCAACTGACCGATAAGATCCGCCGCCAACCGTACAGTTTGGTACTCTTCGATGAGATAGAAAAAGCGCACCCAGATGTCTTCAATATGATGTTGCAAATGCTGGAAGACGGCTATCTGACTGATGCGAAGGGTCGCCGGATTGATTTCACGAATACAATCGTAATCATGACCAGTAACATTGGTGCTGATAAGCTGCAGAAAGAATCGAGCTTTGGCTTTCAGGCGACCGATCGTAGCGATTTGAAAGACCTTGATGATCTTCACAAGCGTAACCGAGATAAAGTGCTCGACGAATTGAAGAAAATGATGCGACCCGAACTATTGAACCGCATCGATAAGATTATTGTCTTCCGCGCATTGACGAAGAAAGATATTTTGCACATTGTGGATCTGCAACTTGACGACCTACGTACCAGATTGCAGAAACAAGGAGTCGGACTGGAAGTTAGTGCGCAGGCCAAGCATCATTTGCTGCAAAAGGGCTACGACTCAAAGAATGGCGTCCGCCCACTCCGCAGGCTGATACAGGATACGATCGAAGATCATGTAGCCATGGAGCTGCTGGCAGAAAAACTGACCAAGGGTCACATATTACAAGTAGCCGCCAAACGTGGCGTCTTAGCCTACGCTGCAGCCACAGAATAA
- the nusA gene encoding transcription termination factor NusA — MDFKQLGVAIKAIAEEKNLPEETVQEVVEQALAAAYRRDYGDREQDVRVTMNLNTGDVDAYVQKDVVERVGDPDYEISIEDAQLIKKDAKKDDIIEIHEKVENFGRVAAQTAKQVILQRLREAEREIVMAEFEDKIGTVINAVVSRVEGNIVRIDLGKAQGIMPRSEQIQGERYYPGQRLKVFLKDVERGFRGPQLVVSRGNTQFVEWLFRAEVPEMESGAVEIKGIAREAGVRSKIAVSSNVPGVDPVGTFVGGHGTRVNAVMSEIGEQEKIDIVVWNEDTTEYIIGALSPTKVSRVVLDEERKKARVIVPEDQLSIAIGKSGQNVRLASKLAGYDIDIEADKPQAEVSEGIVETTELPKVPKLKRKSDLENSLLEAIEEHGE, encoded by the coding sequence ATGGATTTTAAACAATTAGGTGTCGCCATCAAAGCAATTGCCGAGGAAAAAAACTTGCCGGAAGAAACTGTTCAGGAAGTCGTTGAGCAAGCCCTGGCCGCTGCCTATCGCCGCGATTATGGCGACCGCGAACAGGATGTCCGTGTCACTATGAACCTCAACACTGGTGACGTTGACGCCTACGTACAAAAGGATGTCGTTGAGCGAGTCGGTGATCCCGACTATGAAATCAGTATTGAAGATGCTCAGCTGATTAAAAAGGATGCCAAAAAAGACGATATTATCGAAATTCATGAAAAAGTAGAAAATTTCGGCCGTGTTGCTGCCCAGACAGCAAAGCAGGTCATCTTGCAGCGTCTGCGCGAAGCGGAGCGTGAAATTGTCATGGCAGAATTCGAAGACAAGATCGGCACTGTCATCAATGCAGTTGTCTCGCGAGTTGAAGGGAATATCGTCCGGATCGATCTTGGCAAAGCCCAGGGAATTATGCCGCGTTCAGAACAGATTCAAGGCGAACGCTACTATCCTGGCCAGAGGCTAAAGGTCTTCTTGAAAGATGTCGAGCGCGGTTTCCGCGGTCCACAGCTAGTTGTATCGCGCGGCAACACGCAGTTCGTCGAATGGCTGTTTCGTGCTGAAGTGCCTGAAATGGAAAGCGGTGCCGTCGAAATCAAGGGCATTGCCCGTGAAGCCGGTGTCCGTAGCAAAATAGCTGTATCCAGCAACGTACCTGGCGTCGATCCAGTCGGTACCTTCGTTGGTGGCCATGGAACCCGTGTTAATGCAGTTATGAGCGAAATTGGCGAACAGGAAAAGATTGATATTGTTGTCTGGAACGAAGACACAACTGAATATATTATCGGTGCACTGAGCCCAACTAAAGTTAGCCGAGTAGTTCTCGACGAAGAGCGCAAAAAAGCCCGCGTTATTGTTCCCGAGGACCAGCTCAGCATCGCAATCGGTAAAAGCGGCCAAAATGTTCGTCTTGCTAGCAAACTTGCTGGTTACGACATCGATATTGAAGCTGACAAGCCGCAGGCTGAAGTATCCGAAGGTATCGTTGAGACAACCGAACTGCCTAAAGTTCCAAAGCTGAAGCGCAAATCAGATCTGGAAAACAGCCTGCTGGAAGCGATCGAAGAACACGGCGAATAG